The Aedes albopictus strain Foshan chromosome 1, AalbF5, whole genome shotgun sequence genomic interval AATGACCTAGGTTGAACAttgtcgaagttgctgcatcatACTCTCACCCATTTGTTGACGagtgggtaagagcaggatgcagtaaCTTCGACAATGTTAatcctacttcattgaacaggacttgtaattatctatagggcactgcattgttttgattttgtatggggttttgtcgtttcttggccttgttgtttacgaaatttctgtaagagtgaaagagaaggagaaaatttcatgcagtgccctatacgatCTGTACAAGTTGGGACAAAGGATTCCATGCCTTCTTTGTcgtttgttttgtgcctcttttatcCGACATTAAATTTTTCTACTAGTGCTACTTAATATTAATACTGAATAGGATGAACAGAGCGTAAGACTACTAATGTTACAACGaccatattttatatttttaattaaatattttttatcaataTTCAATTTGACCAAAAAGCCGTTCTTCCGTAACCTGCCGGTCAAGTAGCAGAAATGTAAACACTTCATTTTATGCCGATGAAGAATCAAGACGTTTTCACTGTGTTTGCCATAATCGCGACTGTTCGAACACGCACACCACCGCCGGTCGAGCACCGAAACCGCGACCGATCGACGACGGATAAAGAATCCAGCAGCAAGCAAAGCACCCCAGCCTTCAGGCAGGAGCGGAGAATGAAGTGGGAAGAGAAATGAGCATGGGCAGCTCTATAAAAGTATTAGGTACACACTCGTTGCGTACCATCATAAACCATGCGTTTTCTCTTGTCTGTGCGGGGATGATGTTCTTCTCCCGGTGCGGTGCTGTTACCTTCTCAAGGTACCGGAAGTGAGGGTCTTTGTTGTAATAAAATTTCCCCAAATGTTGAATATATCCAACAAGCAGTACCGTTTCGCACCACGGTACCAAAGTATGTCATGCCATCTGCAATCATCTGGTGGCCTTATTCTGAGCCAAACCTACGACAACCGCCTACCTTGATTCGTTCACCCACGGAATCGATCCACTTATCGATCCGTTGTCGTATAACTTTCAGTTGTAAATACAGAGAGCACACAATACCTTGCTGGTGAATAAAACAAGAATGTAGCGAATCTTAAGAGAGCAGGGCAGTCCAAAAGAAGTCGCACTACTGGTTCAAACCGGCAAATGTTTACAATTTTCGGATTTCAGCCTACTACGCATTACCGTTCGGTGGTGGGTCAGTCGCAGTAATTGCTTGCAGATGAGATAAATAATCGATCGCATTCTAATTGTAACACATGCTTTCTTCTCCCTTTCGTTCCGTAGGCTGAAAATCAACTGTTGGTAGTTCTTGGGAAATGGTAATGGAAGCACAACCTTCACCGCAAAGCGTTGGCCGCGAGTTCGTGCGCCAATATTACACCCTGTTGAACAAGGCGCCGGATCACCTGCACCGGTAAGTTTCTGCCAGTACAGTGTGCGCAATGGTCCAGGAAGTAAAGTAAAGTGAATAAAAAATGGAAATAAGCTTGTAATATCATTGCTGACAAGCCACGttgttatttaattttttttcacttgaTTTGGCTTCCTGGACCATTGAGTATTATTGGATGGACACCTAAACGAAAATCTAATCTATCCCTTATTTGTTTCCCGCAGTTTCTACAACAACTCGTCGAGCTTCGTCCATGGCGGTTTGGACACGAAAAACCAAGAAGCCACGCTGGTGATCGGCCAGAAGCAGATCCATAACAAGATCCAGCAGTTGAACTTTCGCGATTGTCATGCCAAGATCAGCCAGGTGGATTCGCAGGCTACCCTCGGCAACGGCGTGGTTGTCCAGGTGACCGGCGAGCTGTCCAACGATGGTCAACCGATGCGCCGCTTCACGCAAACCTTCGTGCTGGCCGCCCAATCGCCGAAGAAGTATTACGTCCATAATGATATCTTCCGCTATCAGGACATTTACTCCGACGACGAGCTTGATGAGAACGAACGGTCTGGAGAGGAGGACGGTGGCGAGGTTGACGCCAACAATGCCGTCGTTGTTGATCAGCAGCAGTCGGTGCAGGGGAACGCTGTTGCTTCTGCTGGTGGCGTAGCTCCGGGTCTGGGGCAGACCCAGCAGCAGCCGCAACAacctcagcagcagcaacagcagctgtACTATCCCCCGGGAGTTATGAGTGCTGCTCCGACCGGAATCATCCCGAGCTACGGTCAACCGCAGCCGGCTCAACAATCGCAACAACCCCAGCAAACGCAGCAACCGCAGCAACAACAACTGAATGGAGTTCATGACGATCTGCTGAAAACCGTGCCGACTCAGACTACTTCCCAGCTGATGCAATCTTCGGTTGCTCCGCAAAATCCGACCGCTGTCATGCAACAGGTTCCAAGTGTCGCTACCGGTATGCCAACCGTTGATCCGATCCAGCATCTGACCCAGCAACAACAAGTGGTCCAACCTCAACAATCAGCCCCTCAACAAACTCTGCAGCAGCCCCAACAAATGCAACAACCCTCCACCATTCCGCAGCAGACTGTTTCCCAGCAACCTCAGCCAACCCCAATCGCcgaaccggaaccgattccaagcTCTCTGTCAATGAACGAACTGGACTCTGCTCTGCCCTCGATGAACGACCCAACCCCGGCGGAAGCTAGCGATTCCCatgaccaccaccaccatcatcaccACCATGGCCAGTCGGACCATCTGAACGAACAACCGCAGTCCCTGTCGCAGCAGCAACCGTTGTCCAACGAACCGAAGACGTACGCCAATTTGGTGAAATCCGGCGGTGTTGGCAGTGGTCCCGGACCGTTGAGCTTCGCTTCCGTTTCATCCCatcaccaccagcagcagcagtctCATCACCAGTCGCAGGGCTACAGCAACGTGACAGCCGGACGGCCATCTGTGATGTCCCCGCCGCCGTCGTCCTCGCTGCAAAGCTCCAGTTCCAACAATGGTGGCCCCACCAATACCGTATCTTCTACCGGTGGTGGACTGGGTGGCAAGTACGATCGCGGCCAGCAGCAACAGTCatcacagcagcagcaacagcaggacCAGAGCGGCGTCGGCGGCGGCATGGGTCAGGGACCGATGCCACAGCGGATGCAGAACCAGCAGCGACCGATCCGGGGCAATGGTGGCCCAACCAGTGGTGGTGGACAGAGCTCGCTCAGACCGCAGGATAGCCGACCCAGCTATCAGAGGAGCTACAACAGCGATGGTGAAGGTATGTAGGCCATTTTTAAACCATTATTAATTTAACGGTCGGAAAGGCGAACATCACTGGCAATGGATGGATCATGCAAAGTTTTCAGATAAGACCtcttaatcgctccttcgagtgtaatgttgaacagtaaatttgaCCATGTGCCACCCTGTTTCAAGCTATCTGACATCACGAACACGAAGCTGACACTTTGTCTGCGATCTGAACACTTGATTTATATCTTTGTAGATATATCGAtacgaagattttttcaggaattccgtcagggtttctttctagaacttctttaaaatacctctcaggatttctcacaGAAGTTCTTCATTGTATTTTTCCATaccatttttcttggtattcctttttgaattcctcccggagattcttccgggttCCTACTGCCATTTTTAAGTTTCGaccaattctttctggaattctcctggagtttttcaagaGGATCCTACAGAATTccattcagaaacttcttctgaagtccctcgtgggatttttcccggagttcctcctgcgTAAGGTCCAAAAAAGGTTTCGTAGACTTGTCGcaggatttatcccgagatctccataagagtttctctcaggatatatCACATATGGTGTcacagaatttctcctagagtctTGGcgattttaaaagacaattacaccgtcttcggccataggccgcacagactgaacattactaacatggacaacacatataacatccAGTGGCCCAGCAGATAATTTTTCGTAAGTTTTCgtctcggccacgaagcccaaaaaTTCTGCGATTCCTCCCGGTGTTCCTTTTCCTTATTTAAATTCTCCAGAAGATCTTCTCGGATTTTCAACCAGAGTTGCTCACGGGATTTCTTACGAAGTTTCTCTTTTATTTTATTCGAGAAATTTCCGTAAGCTTTCTTCTTAAGCTTCTCCCTCGATTTCAACAGGAGTTTCAACTGGGATATTTGCGAAAGGTTCAcgcgggatttttttttagtttcacctgagatttctctaggagtttatcTCGGGACTTGTCCCTGAAcattccttccggtgttggtGCAGGTTTATCTCTCggagtttttctgaatttatcctGGACTATCTCCAAGTTTTTTTACTATGTGCCTGTTCGGGtgtaaaaccatttttttgtagcAGCCaattgtttctgtagcagctcaAACTGTAAATTTTATTTCTGTTAATATTTTGTAAATCTATGTAAATTAACTAAACAACTTACAATACTTGGTTTTAATTCCCTCCTACGAACATCACAATTTCCTCGCTTTTCTGCCAGGCCGCACTCCAACAATTCAACCTTAAACCACTAGAATCACATTAATTATTCGCTCTTATACGTATTCATATTTAATCACTTACGGATCCGGAATATCCACTGTCTTCAACGCTAACTTTTCTTCCCGATTCTACGATCCTCTTTATGCCACAAACTTGTAATCTATATCTCAActaatttcaataatttgtgtTTATCTGCCtttttcttgtttttgttttgaatctCTTTCCCATTCCCGTTCGAAGATGAAACATTAGTGGAGACTGGGGAGACACTACGACTCGACCGCTGACCGCCCGTAGGACCGGTCGTGTTGTACAGCGTTGTCGTAACagtgccttttgggatttctgcagaagttattGAGTTCATCCCGTGATTCCTTTCTGAGCTTTTTCCAGGCTTTTCCTCGTATTCTTTTACCGCATTTCTTGCAGTAGTCAACCTGAGAATAGTTCCCAGAGATTTCAAAATCTCCACCGGAAATCGTTCCCAAAATTCTGGATGCACTTTTTCTTCCggagttcttgcagagatttttctagaagtttctcggaatgtcttcagggataactcacaaaaacgaaaaaaaatcaggtgaaATCTTTTGCGAAACTCCGCTAAGACGTATTAAagcaatcttgagagaaattttggagaacATCCCAAAAGTTTTAAGAATAACCCCgggaggaaatattaaggaaatcctAGGAGGGACTGTGAAAACCTATGaaaaaagagaaattcctggaggaactttggataagttttggaaggatctccgggaggaatccatcGAGAAACTATGGAAGCATATCGGGAAAAGCTCTGGAAAAATGCCGGGATACCCTGTGAAAAACTCTGCTAGCAATCCCAGAAAAACTCTCAGAAATAGTTCCTTCCGAGAAAAATCTCggcaggaattcaaggaagaattataGATTAGGGTGTATACTACCTGAAAAAAACatggaattcccagggaattttatttaacatttTTCCCTGTTCCCTGTtgtcagggaatatcttgagtactcagaatttcttccaggtattgctccCAGAGCCCCTCGTGGGATTTTTCCCCGAAGTTTCTACtgcgttttgctcaaagaaattttcggatTTCAACCAGAAATCATCCCGAATTCTCTATAGATTTTCAATCGAGATAAACAGTAGAAGTTGTCGCAGATTTTCAGGAATACAAAAATACAGGAGTTCTTCAtaggatttctactagaattcctccaaagatttctctaggagtttttcacgaattttctgcaggagtccttcccgagatttcttccaaacTTTTTTCTGtaatatcttcaagaaatttctgtgcgctttcttctagagttttttttcccgattttctacaggagtttctcctgggatatttCTTGAAGGTTCTCCCGcggggtttattttgaagttttacctgaaatTTCTCTCGAAGTTTCTCTTTTGGAACTTCAGAAGATTCCTTTCACTGTTGGTCCTGGGAAAGTCTCTCAGAGATTTCCTGAATTTATCCtgaactttctcctaagatttctttTTCCGGAGTgctttctggaattgcttcactgcccccactcgcataactgtcccatttgacttttcatcacttttgagttaacgttatgaatagtcatcattttcgatgtacttccaaaaacaataataaaaattatgaatttttatgtcaatatgtgaaaaaaataccaagtcatgagcgtcccatatcaaaagtacccgcataacagtcccatcatggatttttgtgtcacgtaacacaaaactgaacaactttgtagtgattgtaatattttttacagttatatattcatgtgcaaaacaatctgtgaaagtttcgagatgatcgaaatattcttcaaattttggcgatttttcaaagttttatatggaaacatgttttcaaacttcaaatgctgtttcctcaattcctactttttgcaaatgggactgttatgcgagtgggggcagttcaggagctgatatttctcattgaatttttCCCGTGATatcgtagttgtaccggatttcttgcagtggttGATCACGATattattttttacagattttctttcAATTATTCCCATAACTTACCGAAAATTGTCCCAAAagtctggatactcctttagggatgTAATTGAATGTACTCccagagttcttgcagggatttttccacgggttttcctcagaatggaTAACTTACGAAAATCCTTATAAAAAATCTCGGAGATATATACGAAGGAATCCaggtgaaatcttgcgagaaactctacaagaacttcagaaaaaaaaaagataaactaCTGAAAAGCTATTCCGGAAAACCACTAAGtgacattcctgaagaaactttgaataagcttatcggaaaacctctggaagaaatatcgAAAGATACTCCAACAGATATCACGTAAAAAAACATCGTGGAAATCCATAAAGCAAAGCAGGTAGAATGCCAGTAGGTATCAACTCTCAGAAATCTTGACAGATGTTTACTTAATTTTTAgggatatttttgtatagtttttgaagagtagggtgggtggggcaagatgggtcgcctaaggatggatcaccataactttacaaaattacaagttttgaattgATGGCTTGCTACTGAATCTGATCAACAGATGCATTCTAGGGAAAAAAATATTCGTattcacaaagcgggtgtgaaaagttatgttcagcatatgtagatataaaacgatgattaactttcaaaacctttacatattgttactgtcatgcagtatgaatcagtaatgatcaaagcaacccaataattcctgaaattcttcaaaaatgtacacttgcacgAACAATTATAACAAAcatttgtcgtgtgttgttttaatGGCATGGTAGGCATGGAAAccagtgaacaaaatcgattaacgtaagaaaacacgattttttcattgattgtgttatcattattataccgatatctcagctcatgaaagagatagctcaaaactgtcttcagccgaaatgatctacacaaaatttgctatatattgctgtgtgcattcaaaatgcaaatatcaaatgcgggaacaccaaatgcggtaagattttctaacaagtaacccgatgtcagtgggagcttttgaatcctacactgaaaaaataaatcacatatcacatggaaaatttccattagtttggctatataactgttattggattttccgatgaaaatttctttggaaatttcacatgaaatctatacggtatatggaaaacattaggaaatcgcataacttctattggaaaatcacataacttcgcaaaatctatgtgatattcccaTATAATTGAATGGATACGCGTATGGAAACAgtccatgtgaaaatcagatgaaaacaatgtgaaaacttttttcagtgtaggttggcggtgatattgactatggttgctaagttgcctttggtaacattgtGTTACCGCGtatgaagcgcatttgggcaccgtttgcatcctgAACGCACACAGTAATACCTAATAAGGAAACtgcgaatcgcaggaaaaattttaaaatccttatagggtcttgtaccatttgggcaggtgtacctattttgggcacttgcagctatttttatttttttattccttgttgggtatataagtcactgcgacctgtttttagatctaaCTATAtaagctataactaagtcaatttcaaaccgattgatttgaatttttgtatggagttaTATACTGTACgtgtctaactctatacaaaaattcaaattaatcggttcgaaattgacttagttatagctgcAAGTACccgaaataggtacacctgcccaaatggtacaagaccctaaattgagcgtttttgaaaaatttggtaaaaaaaatcgcgattttttgatattttaacctttgccaaatatttaAAATCAGCTTTGATCCAAACtgtgtttgcgggacccagaactatgatttactttgattgatgacttttatttcttttatttttcaactcatattagcatttttttggtaaaaataccaaaaatcgtccatttttcataaaatcgatgcgtgcaacctctaaatattttttgattaagttttcatgtatggaactattgtttctaagaccctaatctatcatacTAAGGGTGAGCAAGCAAACTTTTGggcactttttctattttgggtaACCCTATTACACAGCCATcgcttggaaaaaatctactACTTTTATCATTTTTTCTGTCATTAACGATGCACGCGGAGGCGTGCTGCTCAACAACTTCCCCGTAGGTAAATGGTCAGCTACATAATACGATGAAGTCAAATATCTTGGACtgctgtttaaccctctaatacccaatcccgcctttagacggggtatagtttgagcatttttgtaatttttgtttcgtggcaaatggaattttttatatttttgcctgATATTTGggactattctgtatatctcaaaacggtttttggtgtattttaaagcgtatttacattttttaaaaatcatttaaaaattgatgttttagtcaccttttagaagtaattgtttattttgtattgaatcgctacaattaaccctttccttcccacgactttgaacgactatttctatgccaagaaagcgtttccgaaaaaagtacttgaacaaaagttattgcaaattggtcaaatttttcgaaatcaacaaaaaaaattagttgtaaatcaatagtattttgattgtttatcaatagttccactattgaaacaagtagttgggagttgggtttacctaatgggattacaatcatattctaaaaactattgcatcatattcatctgattccgtttgtctcgagttcgtcgaaaatcgatggtgctctagagcaaccatgggaagtagagggttaaccctttctttcccacaaagttttttgacatttaaaaatagataaaatggtttctgaaaaaaaaaaacaccagaacaaaagatgtatagttttactccaaaatatcgttagaaatgaaaaatttgattttttggatggatcacctgtgatccattgggaagatgGATACACTGAATTCAcatatataaattttgttttttatttgtattgtgttttttttttcaaaactatatATTTATAAATCGTCTATTAAATCTTTAATTCATCTCGAGATTCTTATCTAGCCCTTCTGTAAAACTTAATGAAACTTGTCGGACTTCTTGCAGTTATCATAAGTAGTTATTCGGACATGATTCGCTTTGAATCTATGGATTCTCTCCTCGTACCATATAAACCCTCCTGGATTCATCTACGACTTATTGCCGGCGCTATATAGATTGCATTatatgaaataatgacatttttacatGAAACCCTATCAATAATGAAAAATATCttgaatgtaaacaaacatgctaacaaggaacaggttagatcaggaaggataaaaatgtcgttatgttcccaatggatcactgatgatccacatgtttgttaaaaaaattagtgttttatcgtcaacttgtttgtgaaacggtatatatatatatatatatatatatatatatatatatatatatatatatatatatatatatatatatatatata includes:
- the LOC109431106 gene encoding ras GTPase-activating protein-binding protein 1, whose translation is MVMEAQPSPQSVGREFVRQYYTLLNKAPDHLHRFYNNSSSFVHGGLDTKNQEATLVIGQKQIHNKIQQLNFRDCHAKISQVDSQATLGNGVVVQVTGELSNDGQPMRRFTQTFVLAAQSPKKYYVHNDIFRYQDIYSDDELDENERSGEEDGGEVDANNAVVVDQQQSVQGNAVASAGGVAPGLGQTQQQPQQPQQQQQQLYYPPGVMSAAPTGIIPSYGQPQPAQQSQQPQQTQQPQQQQLNGVHDDLLKTVPTQTTSQLMQSSVAPQNPTAVMQQVPSVATGMPTVDPIQHLTQQQQVVQPQQSAPQQTLQQPQQMQQPSTIPQQTVSQQPQPTPIAEPEPIPSSLSMNELDSALPSMNDPTPAEASDSHDHHHHHHHHGQSDHLNEQPQSLSQQQPLSNEPKTYANLVKSGGVGSGPGPLSFASVSSHHHQQQQSHHQSQGYSNVTAGRPSVMSPPPSSSLQSSSSNNGGPTNTVSSTGGGLGGKYDRGQQQQSSQQQQQQDQSGVGGGMGQGPMPQRMQNQQRPIRGNGGPTSGGGQSSLRPQDSRPSYQRSYNSDGEDRRQQSGSQFGDNHQLFLGNIPHHATEEELSVLFSKYGTVVDLRIHSKPGAKVPGVRAPPNYGFITYEDPSSVQSCLADTPLFFPDNSPDGQKLNVEEKKTRMRGPGETGGRMGGSNLGGNGSGPRGGPGGPGGQQRGGPGGPQGNMNRGGSGQRGLGGVGAGGGGSGRGGYQRSDRSSVTGGGQRSGNGNVSSNNSYGGGPGSTYGGRR